One window of the Salvelinus alpinus chromosome 13, SLU_Salpinus.1, whole genome shotgun sequence genome contains the following:
- the LOC139537407 gene encoding transmembrane protease serine 2-like — translation MNNNQTPGPQYVNHGFQQGEGRPPPYASAPKMHNVPPSICPQYAPQYAPKTINTHHTVTPGLPHPVPEQKVVKKSHCKCIVASILSVLVFLGATGALVWYFLSNQCVLGRCCRQGGVYLSASKWCDGIRDCPGGEDETQCLRLYGSGSVLQSYSSDSQTWKPVCADDWNDNFGRATCKKMGYSSGSYVRSSQRNPGSLASEGYLKLSSFDHQSLLQRQLTRSPYCSAQAVSLQCIDCGVSIAAPWSRIVGGDIAVSGAWPWQVSLHARGQHLCGGSIISPEWILTAAHCVETLSGPSQWTVYAGYLALTQMDFATGNSVGHIISHEKYDKQTSDNDIALMKLSTPLTMSNTVRPVCLPNVGVNLTPQREAWISGWGSIRSGGSSSGYLRQAQITMYSRETCNASLVYNGLVTASMICAGTLAGGVDSCQGDSGGPMVAKEGSVWWLVGDTSWGIGCALRNKPGIYGNVTHFLPWIYEQMQKN, via the exons ATGAACAATAACCAG ACACCAGGTCCCCAGTATGTGAACCATGGGTTTCAACAAGGGGAGGGAAGACCCCCTCCATACGCCTCTGCCCCAAAGATGCACAATGTCCCCCCCTCTATTTGTCCTCAGTACGCTCCCCAGTACGCTCCCAAGACCATCAATACCCACCACACGGTTACGCCTGGACTACCACACCCAGTCCCAGAACAAAAAG TGGTGAAGAAAAGTCACTGTAAATGTATTGTGGCCTCTATCCTCAGTGTCTTAGTTTTCCTTGGGGCAACAGGAGCGTTGGTTTGGTATTTCC tgtccaaccagtgtgtgttggggaggTGCTGTAGGCAGGGAGGTGTGTATCTGAGTGCATCCAAGTGGTGTGATGGCATCAGAGACTGTCCAGGAGGAGAGGACGAGACACAGTGCC TGCGCCTCTATGGGTCTGGTTCTGTGCTGCAGAGTTACTCATCAGACAGTCAGACGTGGAAGCCAGTGTGTGCTGATGACTGGAATGACAACTTTGGCAGGGCCACCTGTAAAAAGATGGGATACAGCAG TGGGTCCTATGTTCGGTCCTCACAAAGAAACCCAGGCTCCTTGGCTTCTGAGGGCTATTTGAAGCTGTCTAGCTTTGACCACCAATCCCTTCTACAGAGGCAGCTAACTAGAAG TCCCTACTGCTCAGCACAAGCAGTCTCCCTGCAGTGTATTG ACTGTGGTGTCAGTATAGCAGCTCCTTGGAGCCGAATCGTAGGGGGGGATATAGCAGTGAGCGGGGCCTGGCCATGGCAGGTCAGTCTGCACGCCAGGGGCCAGCACCTGTGTGGAGGCTCCATCATCAGCCCTGAGTGGATCCTCACTGCCGCCCACTGCGTAGAAAC GCTATCAGGGCCCAGTCAGTGGACGGTGTATGCTGGCTATCTGGCCTTGACCCAGATGGATTTTGCCACTGGGAATTCAGTGGGACACATAATCTCTCATGAAAAGTACGACAAGCAGACTAGTGATAATGACATCGCTCTTATGAAACTCAGCACACCCCTCACTATGTCAA ATACGGTAAGACCAGTCTGTCTGCCCAATGTCGGTGTGAATCTGACTCCCCAGCGAGAAGCCTGGATCTCTGGATGGGGGTCCATTAGGAGTGGTG GGTCGTCGTCGGGATACCTGCGTCAGGCCCAGATCACCATgtacagcagagagacatgtaatGCATCGTTGGTGTATAATGGACTTGTAACCGCCTCTATGATCTGTGCTGGGACACTGGCAGGAGGAGTGGACTCATGTCAG GGGGACAGTGGAGGACCAATGGTGGCCAAGGAGGGTTCAGTATGGTGGCTGGTAGGGGACACTAGCTGGGGTATAGGTTGTGCCCTGAGGAACAAACCAGGAATCTACGGCAATGTCACCCACTTCCTCCCCTGGATATATGAACAAATGCAG AAGAATTGA